In Luxibacter massiliensis, the genomic stretch CGATTTATCTCTGCCTGCAGGATTCTATGCTGACAGACAACCGCCGGATTGCCTATCTTCCCGCCTATACTTGTGAGACCGTGAGCGGCTGTTTTGTAAAGGCGGGATATAAGATTTATTATTATGATGTAGATGAGAGCCTTACACCTTTGTTTGAAGAGCAGATGGCAGAGAAGATTAGTTTTCTTATGGTATGCGGTTACTATGGGTATTCTTCCTTTGACATTGAATTTGTTAAGAAGTGCCGTAAAAATGGTGTGACTGTTATGCAGGATATAACACATACTGCTTTTTCTGAGAATGGTATTTGTAAAGAAACAGATTATGTGGTATGCAGCCTTCGCAAGTGGATGGGGGTTATCTCGGGTGGGATTGCAGTGAAACAAAAAGGAGATTTTCAGGCAGAACCCTTGCCAAAAGATGAGGTGCACCTTGCTATCAGGGACAAAGCCCTTAAGCTGAGGGAGAAATATGAGCAGTGTAAAGATGAGACTTTAAACAAAGAGAGTGCCGATGCCTTCTGGGAAGCGGAATATATGCTGAGGGAGATATTTGATATGCAGGAGGGGGACGATGCTTCTTTAAGGACTATCAGATATTATCC encodes the following:
- a CDS encoding aspartate aminotransferase family protein — encoded protein: MEIGGFFPYGETGAEENGYLSRICSQAGDMKHLMSGRCAIYLCLQDSMLTDNRRIAYLPAYTCETVSGCFVKAGYKIYYYDVDESLTPLFEEQMAEKISFLMVCGYYGYSSFDIEFVKKCRKNGVTVMQDITHTAFSENGICKETDYVVCSLRKWMGVISGGIAVKQKGDFQAEPLPKDEVHLAIRDKALKLREKYEQCKDETLNKESADAFWEAEYMLREIFDMQEGDDASLRTIRYYPIEKAVERRRENYTYLLKHFPVMPGIRPVFKKLPKDTCPMFFAVLAEDRQPLLEFLARNHIPPKVYWPVPPFIEIENYPHAQYVYSHIMSVSCDERFTVDDMQSVITAFEAYGDKSSDIS